TTCTCTTTCAAGATCTTTTCATCCGGCATTCAGAACATTATATTTCTTAATAATAAACAGAGTATATCCAAATTACATTTCGCTAATTTCACCTTCTCCTTTTTATTTTTTTCATTGCTTGATGATGAATTATCCTGGAAAACGTTTCCTTTCTTGAACCAAATCCAAATTTCATATAGAAATCAATTCTGTTTATGAGGTGTTTTAAATTGTAACATCCTTGAATAATTCTACTTGAAAATTCATCATATACTTCTAGTTTTTCGCTTGCGTATTTTGACTCCTCATACATCAACCAATAATAATCCTTGTATGTGAAAAAATCGCAAAAGAACATATCTCCCTTCTTAACGATATAGGCAAGTACAAATTTGTATTTAATATAATTACTCCTGCTCACAGTTTTTTTAAATTCCAACTCGTAGAGCAACTTTCCAATGATTTGATAATTTTCCATTATAATCATTTATACGTAATTTTTGCAAAACTCTCTTTTGAGAAATTTTTACTTATCCCAAGCCTATATAAAAGATATTCCTCGAAAATGCGAATAGCATCTTCAATACTATCTGCTGTGATAGTAGAATGAGGATTCCAAAACGTACATGCCTGAACCCATATTTTCTCTTGTCGGGGACTATATTTTCTTCCTTCCACATAATATTCTTCCAGGATTGACAAACTCGGCCGTACGATCAATTTATCGGTCGTGTAGAAATAGAATTCAACATTCAATAATAAACCGGCAATATCATATTCATACGAACTATGCAAATTATATTTTTTAATACCATCTAGACTCATATATAAAATCAAAAAAAGCAGACAATTAATTTGAAAATTATTTATTATTTATTTGATCTAAAACATCAGGCACATCAAAACTAGTAAGAAACTTATCTTTTCCTGTTAGAACAGAAATAACATTATTCTCGAAACGCACTTTTCTAGGTTCTTTTTTAGGTTCAGCTGTACTATAAACGCAATGAAGAACCTCTTTCCATTCACCTTTCTTCAAGCTGACAAGAATATATATATTATACACCCACATTCCACTACCAGACTCTTGTGAAAAAACGGCAAAATGTTCATTTTTTTCACAATGCCGACATATCCCTATCTTCCTAGGGACTTTAAATTCTTGATCCTTATATTCTTCAATCAAACTATTGTAGTCATCATCAGATAATTTCTTGAAATCAAATTCCAACTGACTAGAAAAGCAACTAATCGTCATCAACATTAAAAATAATATTATTTCATTATTCAATTATTACAATTAAAATAAATTTCCATCAATTATTCAGTCGGAAAATATCATTTTTCATCAAACCATCCAGTTATATCAAATTTATTAACAATCAATCCATTTTTTGCTAAAACAGAAATAGCGGAGTTTTCAAAAATTACTCTTCCCGGTATTTTTTTCAGATCAAATTTTGTGCAGTGTACATAGTAGAGAATTTTTTAATGCTCGATATTTTTCACTATAACCATCTATCGTTAATTTTCGCAAAGTTTTCTTTTGAGAAATTTTTATTCATCCCAAGTTTATATAAAAGATATTCTTCAAAAATACAAATAGCATCTTCCACGCTATCTGCTGTAATTGTAGAATGGGGATTCCAAAATGGAAATGCCTGCACCCATATTTTTTCTTTATTGATACTATTTTCTCTCTCCATATAATATTCTTCTATAAATAATAAACTTGGCTGTACAACAATTTTATCAGTAGTATAGAAATAAAACTCAACCTTCAAAAGAAGTCCAAAGATATCATATTCACATGAACTATGTAAATTATATTTTTTAATACCATGTAGACTCATATATAAAAACAAACAAAATTGAAACAGACAATTAATCTGAAAATTATTTATTATTTATTTGATCCAAAACATCAGACACATCAAAACTAGTAAGAAACTTATCTTTTTCTGTTAGAACAGAAATAACATTATTCTCGAAACGCACTTTTGCAGGAAAGAGTCTTGCCACTCCCGTACTAAAACCACAATTTTGAATCTCTTGCCATCCTCCTTTCTTCATCCTGGCAAGGATATATATATCATGAACCCATCTTCCACTACCTGCCGTTTGTGTAAAAACAGCAAAATTCTCATCTATTTTACAATAAGCACTATAACAAGATGGCATCTGCAGTTTTGGCAATTTAAAGTCTTGATTCTTATATTCTTCCTCCATCCTTTTACATTCATCATCTGATAACACTTTGATCTCAAACTCCGTTGGATGGGAAAAAACACTCATCGTCATCAACACAAAAAAAATCATTAATTTCATTGTCTTACTATTGTTTTCAGAAATAAAAATATTCTTGATATCTATTTCAATCAAATTGTTATTTTTTCTTAACCCATACTGATACATCAAATTTATTCACAATCAATCCGTTTTTAGATAAAATAGAAATAGATGAATTATCAAAAATTAATTTATCAGGTATTTTGCCAGGATTTTCTGTTTTATATCTACAATACTGAAGGAAATTCCATTTTCCATTATTACTCAATTGATACATATAGATCAAGCACGAATTGACACCGTCATTATCTTCTTTAGCAATCACAGAAAATAAGTTATTTATTTTACAATAGTGGAATGGTTTTTTAAGTATCATATTTTCATCCCATTTATTGACTGTCAAAATTTCATTATACACATCATCTGTCACATCAATTAATCTAAACTCGACCTGTTCAGAAAAACAAGTCATCGTCATCAACAAAAACGCTAGTATTATTTTCATTGCTTAATCTCTATAGCTAATCTTCTTTGCGAATAGTTTCTTTTTTCGTTTTCTTTTCCTTCAGAACTACTTTTTCATTCAACCATTTTTCAAAATTCTCAAACATTGTATCTGTAGACTTGCAATAACTGCTTGGCAGATAGTAATAAGTTGTTCTCATCAAATAAGTACTATTATCATTCAAAAGTTCATATGTTACATTTCCCCTCTTAAGTTCCTTTAAGCATTTTTTTCTAAAATCCTCATCATACATTATACGACAGTTGCCAATCATATCCTCAAATTCTACGTTTCTGCTCATATCTTTATGATCAACACCTATCCAATAGGAAAAGACCAGTACCATTAATTCATAAGAAAGTTCTTCGCAATCGATATTTTCCCTATTGAGCGCCTTGGTGATACAATTTAATAGATCAATATATGATTTCAAAAAATAATTCTCATCAACAAATTTTTTCTTTGTTTTTATTTTAAGTACATCATTGAGTTCATCAAATTTCAAACCTGTCTTTTTTTGGATATATTCATTATATAAATCAAATCTAGGCGACTTTTTGAGTACATGAAAAAAGTCATCGATTACCCACGAACATATATAATCCTTATCTTTATAAAAATTGTAGACGTCGATTATATTATTACCAATCAAGGAAATCATTTCCGTTTTCAATTCATCGCTGCGGCAAGGTAAATCCTTAGTTTTATTTTTATCCAAGGAAAAATTCGTATATCCCATCACAATAGAGTCTGGTATATAAAAATAATAAATCTTGAATTTACTCCAAAAAAAGTCGCTATATATTTCTTCTATTTCATCTTTATCCGAATATTTGAAATCATAATATTCGCTTTCTCCGAATAATTTAAGTCTAGTATATATAAGTAACTGATCCATCCCCGACGCATCAACCACAGAAATGAATACAAAACAAAAAAGTAATGATAAAATTTTCATTTTAATGAATTGCATATACCTAACCTTCTTTGCACATAGTCTCCTTTCTTTTTTCCTTCAGAACTACTTTTTCATTCAACCATTTTTCAAAATTCTCAAACATTGCACCTGTAGACTTACAATAACTGCTTGGCAGATAGTAAAGATTTGTTCTCAACAAATAAGTACTATTATCATCCAAAAGTTCATATTTTACATTTCCCTTTTTGAGTTCCTCCAAGCATTTTTTCCTAATATTCTCATCATATATTATAATACATTCATTAATAATATCTTCAAATTGAAGACTTTCCCGAATAATTTTGTTGTCGATACAAATCCAATATGAAAGCAATGTCCTCATTAAATCATAATACAAATATTCGCAATCAATATTCTCCTCATTAAGCGCATTAACAATGTACTTAAATGAATCAATATACAACCTTATTAAAAAATCCTCACCAACCAATTCATCTGTCTTTTTGGTTTCGAAAGAATCATTAATCTCCTCAACACTCAATCTCAATTTTCTTTGGATATATTTATTATATAAATTGATGTTCGACGACTTTTTTAGTCTTACAAAAAAATTATCTATCACCCAAGAAGGAATATTTTCCTTGTTTTTATAAAAATTAAATATTTTAACTACATTATCGCCAATTAATTTAATCATATTAATTTTCAATTCATGGCGACAATTATATATAGTCTGATTTTTAGATTTATCTAAAGAAAATTGCGTATGACCAAGCACAATGGATTCAGGGACAACAAAACAGAAAATAATCAATTTTCTCTCAAAAAAATTGGCGTATTCATGATTCATTTCATATTCATCTGATCCTCTAAATTCATAATATTCATACCCGCCTAAATATTTAATCTTATTATATATCCATATTTCAGAAATTTCAGATGCATTTAGATTGAAAATTAAAATAAACAAAAAAGCGAATAATAAAATTTTCATTTACTCACAAACTAAACATTAATATTTACGTGTTCATCTTTATTATCACAGTTTATATCTCTCATTCTTTCCCCCAATTGTTTAGACATATCTTCTATTGCTCTTTCCAATCTTTTTGCTTCCTTACTGAGGGATCTATCTGAAGATGTTAATGGATCTAATATATAACTATTATTTTCTGTCACCTTCCCATTGATATCATAGACCTTATAACCACCTTTAGAATCACAACAACATATTTTCCCTTTGGCTTCTATAACTATACTTCCTATATTACCTTGTTTTTTTATAGCACTCCCTACAGCTTCGATAGCTCTAATAGGTAGTTTAGCTCCATCGGCTACCATATCAAGAGTCGTTTCTAAAGTTTCTACAATTTTACCTTCTATTGTCTTTGTTATGATTTCTTTTGTTGAATCAAAAAATTGTTTAATTGGGTCAGATACTTTCAACTTTTCTTCATACATGCTATATAGATTAATGGAATAAGAAAAATCACCCTTATCACCTAATTTATCTTTATTGCATTCCATCAACCCTAGAAAATCATATTTTCCAATAGGGTTATTATAAATAATTTGATATAAATTGTATGAAAAATATATTTCTTTAACATAATCTCTATTAATCCACCTCCCATCTAAAGGATTTAGATATCGGTAATTATAATATATCATACCAAGTTCTTGATTCATTACTTCGCTTGAAAATCCAATGCAACCTAGTGCTAAATCGCCGGTTTCATTCATGATAGTCCCATACGGAGTATAGTCGAAACTTGCCTCAATACTGCCTGACGTGGTAACCCATTCCGTGATGTTCTTCACGAAGTCATGAACGGCGTAATAGAAGTTTCCATTCTTAATCTGCGCCAAAGGACGCGTGGCAACAGTTTCGGTAGGATTCCACAGAATAACGTGCTGCGTTTCGGTTCCACGGATCGCGGCCGTTTGGAGGTAGTCGTTATAGTGGTACATTTCATCGAATTCCAATTTGTCATTGCGTTTCAGAATTTTGTGCGTTCTTCTACCCATGTAGTCGTAGGTGCATTCGATCACAAGCGTACCGTCGGAACTTGAAAATCGCACGGGACGATTTTCAGCGTTATACACAACATCCCAGATTCCCGTTGTTGTCCGTACCCTTGTCTGGTTGCCGTCCGCATCGTAAGTGGGAATAAAGGCTGCTTCTTCCTCGGGATCAATGCTGGTGTACTGGTTCAGGTTATTGGAAAGATAGGATGTCATTTTGTCAAATTCTTCCGAATCCTTCCTGTTTCCGATATTATCGTAGCCGTAGTTAAAAGGAGTTCCTCCCAGATTGGCCCAGGTCAGCTCGTTGAGAGAATTATAAATAAATTGATCCTCCCTTGTTACTCCTTCCCGGATTTGAGTTCTCTCGGTCGGTCGTCCGAGTAGGTCACAAATTTGTGTTCGGTTACTGATCATGTTTTCCGCCGAGTTCCGGCACATAATACCCGATAATAGATCTCGTACAGGTTCGTAGGTATATTCCAACGAAACCGGGTCAGGGAAGTCAATCGACGACACAAAATGCGTCCCCGAGAGATAATTGAATTGAAATGCCCGTTCATCCTCCTGGCCGAGATTGTAGATATATCGGGACAATTGCCCCAGGTCGTTGTATTCCGTCGTTATCTCATAGGCTATCTCAGCCAACATGAAATTTCTCACAATTTGGAGAGTATCGAAATTGATTCGCCCATATTCATCATAGTGCCGAATATGGTAACACTCATCATTCCCTCGGAAATAGCATTCCAATTCAAGCTGGTTATATTCGTTATAGCCTCTTTGTTCGACGGGGATGCTATGCCCTTCCTGCGATATGCTCTGTATGCTTCCGAAACGGTCGTACTCAAATGAATAATCCGGTGTGGTGTCTCCATAGGATATCCCTGTCATGTCTCCCGTCAAAAGGTCATAGGTATAGGTGATGACAATGCCCCTTGCCAAGGTCTGTGTACTCTGGCGGTTCATGGCATCGTAGGTGTACACGAGCTGGGAGTTGTCCGCGTAGGTCTTCTTCAATTGAAGTCCCGTCGCCTCATCATACGTCCAACTGGTCGTATCTCCGTCGGTGCGGCTACTCGGATCTGTCGTGATCACGCTTCCCGGCACACGGAATGTCGTCAGACGAATCATATGATCCATCTCATCATAGCCGAAGACGGCGGGCTGGATGGCCGTACCGTATTCCGATATCTTGCGCCCCCGGATATCGTAGGCATAGCATGTCGTGTTTCCCAGGGCATTGGTAATGCAGGAAGGCTGGTCGAAACGGGAGTCATAAGCTGTCGTCGTGACTGCTCCCGCCGCATCTGTCAGCTTGACCGTCCGCCCAGCCAGGTCGGTTTCCGTCACGGTCGTGTTTCCGCGTCCATCCGTACGGGAAATCGTCATGCCGGTTGCCGTAAAGTTCCTGCTCTGCGATGTCTCAATACCTACATTGTCGGTTGCCTGCCGGAGCCAGCCGTCTACGACCACCGAACATGCCACCAAGGTTGATGTGGGGATCTTGCGATACAGCGTCCGCCAGGTCGGAGCAGTGTATTCCGACCATTCTTCGGTAATTTTCCCATAGATATCTGTCGTTTCCTTCCTGCTTTCCAGAGTCGGGCTTAAGGAAGAAACGAGTTTCGAGACAGTTTCAACCAATGGATCCCCGTTCTGGTTGTAGGTAGTCGTCGAAATCGAATCATAAACCCCATCCGCACGGGATTCGTATGTCCGGGAAGTTTGTTCTACCCGGGAGTTCTGGGGGGTGGGAACATCCTCCAGAGCTAAGGTCCGTTTGGAGACTTCCCCCATCACATCGTACTCATACAGGGTAGGAGCCATCTGCCCCGTCCGGCTTCGCACGAGCTGCCCCAGGGCATTGTAGCTATGCTCCGTCACGATCCATCCTCCCTGCGTATTGGCCCGTTCCTCACGGATCGTTTCTCCGAGGCCATTCCTGGTGGTACGCGACACGGCTACCCATTGACCACCGGACGTCTTCGCCGATACCGTCGTCCGGATACCATCCGCAACGACTTCATAACCGTAGCGAAGGTTTCTCTGCCCCGTACCGCTTTCCTCCCATGGAGTTCCGTCGGGATTGGCGATCGTGATCAAGGTCGCTCCGGACGGAGCCGTCCGAGTCGTGGTTCGCTGCGCTTCATTGTATGCCCATGTCGTCACCCGGCCCAAGGCATCAGTGGAGGAAATCATTCTCCCCACCCGGTCATAGGATTTCAAGATCTGTGTCGTCATCGCTCCGACATCCCGGCGTTCCGTCAGGATACGTCCGGCGCCGTCTCGCGTGTAGGACACAATCGTTTCCGGCGTCGTCTCAGTGGCCGCCCGAATCGTTTCCACCAATTGGCGAGCGGTATTGTAGCCATAGGAAGTCAGGATGCCGTCCTCGTCCGTTTTCCGCAAGGGGCCGCAACACATCCATTCGGCGGTCGATATACGGCCATTGCCGAACGTCGTCTTCGTCACATTGTGCTCGAAATCATATTCGTAATCAGCTGTCGCGGCAAGCTTCCAGCCCGTCCCTGCATGTACGTAGTTTTCCTCCCGCGTGACATCGCCATTGGCTGCAATATACCGGACACGGCGCTCGCTGCGTCCGGAAACAACCTGTCCGTTCATGGCAGTTTCCATTGTACGCATCCAGACGGCTCCGTATTGAGCTGTCCGCTCGTATGTATAACACTTTTGAAGTCCATTGACATCCTCCTCCAGCTTCACGCGTCCGCAAGCATAGGAACAAGCCGCCAATTCTCCATAGGTCTCCCGAATCGCGATGCGGGGGCCCGTCACCCCCAGCCCCGTTTGAGTCACCGTCGTGCGGTTCACCTGAGCAGAATCGCTGTAACTGTACGACGTGCGGGACAATTCCGTCTCCGTGCCATTTCCCTTCAGAATTGATTCAATTTTCAACAACGGACGGCAATCATTGAAGCGCAAATTCGCATACGTCGTCCGGACAAGCTTCTCGTCCGAACCGGCCCCCCACGGGGAAGCTTCCAAAACAACCCGGCCCTGGGCATCGTACTCGTAACGCGTATAGCCTCCATCGGGTTTGATTTCCAACGAAGGGCGGAACTGGTCGTTGTACACCCAGGTCGTCGTCCTGGGAGAGGAGGAGCCGTAGCCTTCCGTCCGGCTGATCGTCAGCCAGCCGCCAGCCGTACTCTTTTTCACGGTGCGGACACAGGACGTTGTATCGGAACCGGCACGCACGGATCGAATTTCTTCCCACATGCCGCCGGGCAGGTAGTTTCGGACGAATGTTTTGACGATACGATCATCTCCCGTACCTGCCGTCACCTTCACCTGCACGTCATCGACTTCCCGGAGGATCTCCGTAGCCGGCTGCCCCGTGCGCTGATTGATGATCTTCATCATTTTGGCGGAACCTTCCTGCCAGCACTCGTAGGAGTATGTCTTCAGCGGCAGCCCGGAGGCCGTACGTCCCGTGCGTGCATCGCCAACAACCTGATCACCGGAATATTGTTTGATGACAAGTTTGTTGAAACTCCGTTCCATCAGGAACAACCCCTGCGTGGAACTCCAGATGGAAGTAACTTCCCCGGCCGCGTCGCGGGTCACCTGAAGACGTTCGGCATATTCATCTGCGGTGGTGACAGCCCCGGAGCGCGTCGTCGTGGAGACCACCTTGCCGGTTTCCGTGGAAAAGCGGCGCTTGGAACCATCGGCCATCACCTGGCACAGGAAGGCAGGCCGATCATGCGTACAGGGAGTCAGATCGCTGTTGAGGAGCTGGACGAGCGAAGTATCCCTGCGGGAAATACCCTGGCGTTCCGCCCGGTCGGAATGGGGAGCGGCCTTGTAATACAGGCAACGGCCGGAGGATTTGGTAATAACGACCTGCCGGGAAGAAGCATCAAACGATGCCGTCCATTCCATCTGGCTGTCGAA
This is a stretch of genomic DNA from Akkermansia sp. N21116. It encodes these proteins:
- a CDS encoding RHS repeat-associated core domain-containing protein, with the translated sequence MSSESSGSESSASSSGSDSSSSSDPPTDDDDCQSCECDDEDCEDGDGDTGQTLPIEDGDEPDHCESSGKVGGTPNPQPPASSRSMRGAELDIPAIPFRFDSQMEWTASFDASSRQVVITKSSGRCLYYKAAPHSDRAERQGISRRDTSLVQLLNSDLTPCTHDRPAFLCQVMADGSKRRFSTETGKVVSTTTRSGAVTTADEYAERLQVTRDAAGEVTSIWSSTQGLFLMERSFNKLVIKQYSGDQVVGDARTGRTASGLPLKTYSYECWQEGSAKMMKIINQRTGQPATEILREVDDVQVKVTAGTGDDRIVKTFVRNYLPGGMWEEIRSVRAGSDTTSCVRTVKKSTAGGWLTISRTEGYGSSSPRTTTWVYNDQFRPSLEIKPDGGYTRYEYDAQGRVVLEASPWGAGSDEKLVRTTYANLRFNDCRPLLKIESILKGNGTETELSRTSYSYSDSAQVNRTTVTQTGLGVTGPRIAIRETYGELAACSYACGRVKLEEDVNGLQKCYTYERTAQYGAVWMRTMETAMNGQVVSGRSERRVRYIAANGDVTREENYVHAGTGWKLAATADYEYDFEHNVTKTTFGNGRISTAEWMCCGPLRKTDEDGILTSYGYNTARQLVETIRAATETTPETIVSYTRDGAGRILTERRDVGAMTTQILKSYDRVGRMISSTDALGRVTTWAYNEAQRTTTRTAPSGATLITIANPDGTPWEESGTGQRNLRYGYEVVADGIRTTVSAKTSGGQWVAVSRTTRNGLGETIREERANTQGGWIVTEHSYNALGQLVRSRTGQMAPTLYEYDVMGEVSKRTLALEDVPTPQNSRVEQTSRTYESRADGVYDSISTTTYNQNGDPLVETVSKLVSSLSPTLESRKETTDIYGKITEEWSEYTAPTWRTLYRKIPTSTLVACSVVVDGWLRQATDNVGIETSQSRNFTATGMTISRTDGRGNTTVTETDLAGRTVKLTDAAGAVTTTAYDSRFDQPSCITNALGNTTCYAYDIRGRKISEYGTAIQPAVFGYDEMDHMIRLTTFRVPGSVITTDPSSRTDGDTTSWTYDEATGLQLKKTYADNSQLVYTYDAMNRQSTQTLARGIVITYTYDLLTGDMTGISYGDTTPDYSFEYDRFGSIQSISQEGHSIPVEQRGYNEYNQLELECYFRGNDECYHIRHYDEYGRINFDTLQIVRNFMLAEIAYEITTEYNDLGQLSRYIYNLGQEDERAFQFNYLSGTHFVSSIDFPDPVSLEYTYEPVRDLLSGIMCRNSAENMISNRTQICDLLGRPTERTQIREGVTREDQFIYNSLNELTWANLGGTPFNYGYDNIGNRKDSEEFDKMTSYLSNNLNQYTSIDPEEEAAFIPTYDADGNQTRVRTTTGIWDVVYNAENRPVRFSSSDGTLVIECTYDYMGRRTHKILKRNDKLEFDEMYHYNDYLQTAAIRGTETQHVILWNPTETVATRPLAQIKNGNFYYAVHDFVKNITEWVTTSGSIEASFDYTPYGTIMNETGDLALGCIGFSSEVMNQELGMIYYNYRYLNPLDGRWINRDYVKEIYFSYNLYQIIYNNPIGKYDFLGLMECNKDKLGDKGDFSYSINLYSMYEEKLKVSDPIKQFFDSTKEIITKTIEGKIVETLETTLDMVADGAKLPIRAIEAVGSAIKKQGNIGSIVIEAKGKICCCDSKGGYKVYDINGKVTENNSYILDPLTSSDRSLSKEAKRLERAIEDMSKQLGERMRDINCDNKDEHVNINV